In Vanessa cardui chromosome 28, ilVanCard2.1, whole genome shotgun sequence, one genomic interval encodes:
- the LOC124541473 gene encoding EP300-interacting inhibitor of differentiation 3-like yields the protein MSSLRASTSTQKDSQSSSFTYESRDRVMLMKNLINETNNIENKTANPMEMLEMTKEIVREANILFSNGSIEERVLHPAENFLDSQLLKASSDVIVRCSQAISSNVNKYDKFELADHIRRNEDFWEFSFPLEAPAVAFLYGTFAPTPLPPRAPRAVARRAPQRQPLAAAKAPLKPANVAEQEESTEAAESLHRSLKKICKDGPYSYFHVVLDPTSFSRSVENIYHLSFLTRTGRASVYLDEATGVPLVDMLSHHKRRRLENLSEKQFIVSLDMERWRDLIEAFDIKEAILTKF from the exons atgtcTTCGCTACGTGCATCTACCTCAACCCAAAAGGATTCCCAGTCTTCTAGTTTTACATATGAGAGCCGCGACAGAGTTATGCTCATGAAAAATCTTATCAACGAAACAAATAACAttg AAAATAAAACTGCAAATCCTATGGAGATGTTGGAAATGACCAAAGAGATAGTAAGAGAAGCAAATATATTGTTTTCGAACGGCAGCATAGAGGAGAGAGTTCTTCATCCCG CGGAGAATTTCCTAGATTCCCAATTGCTGAAAGCTTCCAGCGACGTAATCGTCCGTTGCTCCCAAGCGATCAGCAGTAACGTGAACAAGTATGACAAATTCGAGCTGGCTGATCACATC AGACGGAACGAGGACTTTTGGGAGTTCTCGTTCCCCCTGGAGGCGCCAGCCGTGGCGTTCCTGTACGGCACGTTCGCGCCCACGCCGCTGCCGCCGCGCGCGCCCCGCGCCGtcgcgcgccgcgcgccgcagCGCCAGCCGCTGGCCGCCGCCAAGGCGCCGCTGAAGCCCGCCAA TGTAGCCGAGCAAGAGGAGAGCACGGAAGCAGCAGAGAGCCTGCACCGCTCCCTGAAGAAGATCTGCAAGGACGGTCCCTACAGCTACTTCCACGTGGTCCTGGACCCGACCAGCTTCAGCCGCTCCGTGGAGAACATCTATCACCTATCGTTCCTCACGCGAACCGGACGAGCCTCCGTCTATTTGg ATGAGGCAACTGGTGTGCCCCTCGTCGACATGCTGTCTCACCACAAGCGGCGTCGGCTCGAGAACCTGTCGGAGAAGCAGTTCATCGTATCCTTGGACATGGAGCGGTGGAGG GATTTAATAGAAGCGTTCGACATTAAAGAAGCCATATTAACAAAGTTTTGA